A single window of Salvia splendens isolate huo1 chromosome 8, SspV2, whole genome shotgun sequence DNA harbors:
- the LOC121743329 gene encoding gibberellin 2-beta-dioxygenase 8-like isoform X1 — protein sequence MENHILVQEPQTRLLKATVPVCNSDCFPNQEFQADMRMSESADPPFEIAYKHLLEKAPKNVENSLSAVEECELPLIDMQQLALGEAERQECRKLIARASQEWGFFQVINHGASRGGLENMRSEQMKLMRKPFQEKKAYKDLNLSDGTYRWGAPLPTSLKQLSWSEAFHVRLSDILDSRCSHNTIRLRSSMEEFVFAICEVAKELAEILAEEMGRETDLFREECLPESCYLRLNRYPPCPNYSRMMGLMPHTDTSFLTVLHQDNVGGLQLVKDGKWIAVKPNPDALIINIGDLFQAWSNNLYKSVEHRVVANPVKERFSTAYFLCPPTGTVIESGGVGGAVYRTFSFGEYKKQIELDVKNVGQKVGLPRFLLPTH from the exons ATGGAGAACCATATTCTAGTGCAAGAGCCCCAGACAAGACTTCTCAAGGCTACTGTGCCTGTTTGCAACTCAGATTGCTTCCCTAACCAA GAATTTCAGGCGGATATGAGAATGAGCGAATCAGCTGATCCACCTTTCGAGATAGCCTACAAGCATCTGCTGGAGAAGGCACCCAAAAATGTGGAAAACAGTTTATCGGCTGTTGAGGAGTGCGAGCTTCCCTTAATCGATATGCAGCAGTTAGCCCTGGGTGAGGCGGAGAGACAGGAGTGCAGGAAGCTCATTGCTCGGGCTTCCCAGGAATGGGGTTTCTTCCAGGTCATTAACCACGGAGCTTCTCGCGGCGGGCTGGAGAATATGAGAAGCGAGCAAATGAAGCTGATGAGAAAGCCGTTCCAAGAGAAGAAAGCCTACAAAGATCTGAACTTATCGGACGGAACTTATCGATGGGGTGCGCCTTTACCTACTTCTCTGAAGCAGCTCTCCTGGTCCGAGGCTTTTCATGTCCGGTTGAGCGATATACTGGATTCGCGCTGCTCCCACAACACCATCCGCCTCAg GTCAAGCATGGAGGAATTTGTGTTTGCGATTTGTGAAGTGGCGAAAGAGTTAGCGGAGATATTGGCGGAGGAAATGGGTCGTGAGACGGATCTTTTCCGGGAAGAGTGCCTCCCGGAGAGCTGCTACCTCCGGTTGAACAGATACCCGCCTTGCCCAAACTACAGTCGCATGATGGGCTTGATGCCGCACACCGACACTTCCTTCCTCACTGTACTACACCAAGACAACGTCGGAGGGCTGCAGCTCGTTAAAGACGGAAAATGGATCGCCGTCAAACCCAATCCGGATGCCCTCATCATCAACATCGGCGATCTATTTCAG GCATGGAGCAACAACTTGTACAAGAGCGTGGAGCATCGCGTAGTTGCGAATCCGGTGAAGGAGAGGTTCTCCACGGCTTATTTCTTATGTCCGCCAACGGGGACGGTTATTGAGAGCGGCGGAGTTGGAGGA
- the LOC121743329 gene encoding gibberellin 2-beta-dioxygenase 8-like isoform X2, whose protein sequence is MENHILVQEPQTRLLKATVPVCNSDCFPNQADMRMSESADPPFEIAYKHLLEKAPKNVENSLSAVEECELPLIDMQQLALGEAERQECRKLIARASQEWGFFQVINHGASRGGLENMRSEQMKLMRKPFQEKKAYKDLNLSDGTYRWGAPLPTSLKQLSWSEAFHVRLSDILDSRCSHNTIRLRSSMEEFVFAICEVAKELAEILAEEMGRETDLFREECLPESCYLRLNRYPPCPNYSRMMGLMPHTDTSFLTVLHQDNVGGLQLVKDGKWIAVKPNPDALIINIGDLFQAWSNNLYKSVEHRVVANPVKERFSTAYFLCPPTGTVIESGGVGGAVYRTFSFGEYKKQIELDVKNVGQKVGLPRFLLPTH, encoded by the exons ATGGAGAACCATATTCTAGTGCAAGAGCCCCAGACAAGACTTCTCAAGGCTACTGTGCCTGTTTGCAACTCAGATTGCTTCCCTAACCAA GCGGATATGAGAATGAGCGAATCAGCTGATCCACCTTTCGAGATAGCCTACAAGCATCTGCTGGAGAAGGCACCCAAAAATGTGGAAAACAGTTTATCGGCTGTTGAGGAGTGCGAGCTTCCCTTAATCGATATGCAGCAGTTAGCCCTGGGTGAGGCGGAGAGACAGGAGTGCAGGAAGCTCATTGCTCGGGCTTCCCAGGAATGGGGTTTCTTCCAGGTCATTAACCACGGAGCTTCTCGCGGCGGGCTGGAGAATATGAGAAGCGAGCAAATGAAGCTGATGAGAAAGCCGTTCCAAGAGAAGAAAGCCTACAAAGATCTGAACTTATCGGACGGAACTTATCGATGGGGTGCGCCTTTACCTACTTCTCTGAAGCAGCTCTCCTGGTCCGAGGCTTTTCATGTCCGGTTGAGCGATATACTGGATTCGCGCTGCTCCCACAACACCATCCGCCTCAg GTCAAGCATGGAGGAATTTGTGTTTGCGATTTGTGAAGTGGCGAAAGAGTTAGCGGAGATATTGGCGGAGGAAATGGGTCGTGAGACGGATCTTTTCCGGGAAGAGTGCCTCCCGGAGAGCTGCTACCTCCGGTTGAACAGATACCCGCCTTGCCCAAACTACAGTCGCATGATGGGCTTGATGCCGCACACCGACACTTCCTTCCTCACTGTACTACACCAAGACAACGTCGGAGGGCTGCAGCTCGTTAAAGACGGAAAATGGATCGCCGTCAAACCCAATCCGGATGCCCTCATCATCAACATCGGCGATCTATTTCAG GCATGGAGCAACAACTTGTACAAGAGCGTGGAGCATCGCGTAGTTGCGAATCCGGTGAAGGAGAGGTTCTCCACGGCTTATTTCTTATGTCCGCCAACGGGGACGGTTATTGAGAGCGGCGGAGTTGGAGGA